A single Bacillota bacterium DNA region contains:
- a CDS encoding hydrogenase small subunit: MGVTKLSRRDFLRLCAGSAAAVSLSQALLPELARAVPAAGNPPVLWIQGASCTGCSISLLNSVHPGILEILTEVISLKFHPNISAAAGDLAMKVIEETEAAGNYYLVVEGAVPTKDGGIYCTSGEKNGRPVTFLEKVTELGRKAAAVLAVGTCAAFGGIPAADPNPTGCRGVREVLSEAGISTPVVNISGCPPHPDWIVGSLAHILLFKEVPELDQLGRPKVFYGRLVHDNCPRRQYFDNSRFAKNFSEPGCLLEIGCKGPQAHCDSFDRQWNGGVSWCIKAGAPCIACTEKGFPDDATPFYARMPGVPLPNITASADAVGIVLGAAVVAGIGAHLIGNIATGRLGGKEEER, from the coding sequence ATTGGTGTGACGAAACTCAGCCGCCGCGATTTCCTCAGGCTGTGTGCGGGGTCCGCAGCCGCGGTCAGCCTCTCCCAGGCCCTTTTGCCGGAGCTGGCGCGGGCCGTACCTGCTGCAGGAAATCCGCCGGTGCTCTGGATTCAAGGTGCAAGCTGTACAGGCTGTTCAATCTCCCTGCTGAACTCCGTCCATCCCGGTATTCTGGAGATCTTGACCGAGGTGATCAGCCTCAAGTTCCACCCCAACATCTCCGCAGCAGCCGGAGATCTCGCCATGAAGGTGATCGAAGAAACAGAGGCTGCCGGGAACTACTATCTGGTTGTTGAGGGGGCCGTGCCCACAAAGGACGGCGGGATCTACTGCACCTCAGGCGAGAAAAACGGGAGGCCCGTTACCTTCTTAGAAAAGGTCACGGAGCTGGGCAGGAAGGCAGCCGCCGTTCTTGCTGTAGGAACCTGCGCCGCCTTCGGCGGCATCCCGGCAGCAGACCCGAACCCGACGGGGTGCAGGGGGGTCCGGGAGGTCCTCAGCGAGGCCGGGATCAGCACCCCGGTGGTCAACATTTCCGGCTGCCCTCCCCATCCGGACTGGATCGTGGGAAGCCTCGCCCACATCCTCCTCTTCAAGGAGGTCCCCGAGCTTGACCAGCTCGGCAGGCCGAAGGTTTTCTACGGCAGGCTCGTCCACGACAACTGCCCGCGGCGCCAGTACTTCGACAACAGCAGGTTTGCAAAGAATTTCAGCGAGCCCGGCTGCCTGCTGGAGATCGGCTGCAAGGGGCCGCAGGCCCACTGCGACAGCTTCGACCGCCAGTGGAACGGAGGCGTCAGCTGGTGCATCAAGGCGGGGGCGCCCTGCATTGCCTGCACAGAAAAGGGCTTCCCCGATGACGCCACACCGTTCTACGCGCGGATGCCAGGCGTGCCCCTTCCCAACATTACCGCCAGCGCAGATGCGGTCGGGATCGTGCTTGGCGCCGCCGTTGTGGCCGGGATCGGCGCCCACCTGATCGGCAACATTGCGACAGGGCGGCTCGGCGGCAAAGAAGAGGAAAGGTAG
- a CDS encoding nickel-dependent hydrogenase large subunit encodes MAKVIVDPVTRIEGHLKIEVEVEGGKVVNARSSGTLFRGIELILQGHDPRDAQEVVQRICGVCPISHATAATLALDDAFGIKPPANGRIIRNLILGSNYIQSHILHFYHLAALDYVKAPDNIAPLAPRYAGDYRLPDAVNSAAVNHYIQALEMRKKAHEMLAIFGGRMPGQRTIVPGGVTEVVDAEKIAEFKFRLKELISFINNIYLPDVLAVAEAYSDWLDIGRGCKNLLAYGAFPLDDSGTLFFARGRYTEGADGDVDPASITEEVKYSWYSDDTGGSRHPGESVITPAPNKEGAYSWLKAPRYDGKVHEVGPLARMWVSKNTQVRALGEKAFSVMGRHAARAYEAKMVAEAMADWVARLEPGRPTCTPHKVPNRAAGVGLTEAPRGALGHWIKIEAGRVAKYNAVVPTTWNGSPRDEQGQPGPIEQALIGTPVKDPNNPIELVRVVRSFDPCIACAVHIITPDRKLRRFRVY; translated from the coding sequence ATGGCAAAGGTGATTGTTGATCCCGTAACCAGAATCGAAGGACACCTGAAGATCGAGGTCGAGGTCGAAGGGGGCAAGGTCGTCAACGCCCGCAGCAGCGGGACCCTCTTCCGGGGGATAGAGCTGATTTTGCAGGGCCACGACCCCCGGGACGCCCAGGAGGTCGTCCAGCGGATCTGCGGCGTCTGCCCGATTTCCCACGCCACAGCCGCGACCCTCGCCCTGGACGATGCCTTCGGCATCAAGCCCCCGGCCAACGGGCGGATTATCCGCAACCTGATCCTGGGCTCCAACTACATCCAGTCCCACATCCTGCACTTCTACCACCTCGCCGCGCTGGACTACGTGAAGGCGCCGGACAACATCGCGCCGCTCGCGCCCCGCTACGCAGGAGATTACCGGCTCCCGGACGCGGTCAACAGCGCCGCAGTGAACCACTACATCCAGGCCCTCGAGATGCGCAAAAAAGCCCACGAAATGCTCGCCATCTTCGGAGGCAGGATGCCCGGCCAGCGGACAATCGTCCCCGGCGGCGTGACAGAAGTCGTCGATGCAGAAAAAATTGCAGAATTCAAGTTCCGCCTCAAAGAACTGATCTCCTTCATCAACAACATTTACCTTCCCGACGTGCTGGCCGTAGCCGAAGCCTACAGCGACTGGCTGGACATCGGGCGGGGCTGCAAGAACCTCCTTGCCTACGGCGCCTTCCCCCTTGACGACAGCGGCACACTCTTCTTCGCCCGGGGCCGCTACACCGAAGGGGCAGACGGAGACGTAGACCCCGCCAGCATCACCGAGGAAGTCAAGTACTCCTGGTACAGCGACGACACCGGAGGCAGCAGGCACCCCGGCGAAAGCGTGATCACCCCTGCCCCGAACAAAGAAGGCGCCTACTCCTGGCTCAAGGCCCCCCGCTACGACGGAAAGGTCCACGAGGTGGGGCCGCTCGCCCGGATGTGGGTCAGCAAGAACACCCAGGTCAGGGCCCTGGGAGAAAAGGCCTTCTCCGTCATGGGCCGCCACGCAGCCCGCGCCTACGAGGCGAAGATGGTGGCCGAGGCGATGGCAGACTGGGTTGCCCGGCTGGAGCCCGGCAGGCCTACCTGCACCCCCCACAAGGTGCCCAACCGGGCAGCAGGAGTAGGCCTCACCGAAGCGCCGCGGGGCGCCCTGGGGCACTGGATCAAGATCGAAGCCGGCCGGGTCGCGAAGTACAACGCGGTGGTGCCCACGACCTGGAACGGCAGCCCGCGGGACGAGCAGGGCCAGCCCGGGCCCATCGAGCAGGCGCTCATCGGAACACCCGTGAAGGACCCAAACAACCCCATCGAGCTGGTGCGCGTTGTGCGCTCCTTTGACCCCTGCATCGCCTGCGCCGTCCACATCATCACCCCGGACCGGAAGCTCCGCAGGTTCCGGGTCTACTAA
- a CDS encoding HDIG domain-containing protein translates to MLTWQKGSRWLRDALSKAIRHPNFQKAGWGLFFFLVAVLVLVSSFLSGGFSLKEGQISPADISSPRNIVYVDEAETERLREEAARRVEKVYREDKQVAALLDEKIRGIYARIRELRGADLSAEERAARLRDFLGQATGAPAEKVKSLPGGALEALFQRSEEELAGLEARTRNFLQEELKYRLTEESLPEARERLAEKVALSELNKPWQPVVSFILTETIRPNLILDREAYARRVAEARNQVPPVQRTIQAGQIIVRKGDPVDAGDLAVLRQLGLLRTRAIWPALLGASLFVLLLGGLIFFYLYQFRRDFLSHDQHLLLYGLLFTLTLLVAKGITVLKISNQPEIANLVGYLVPLAGGAMLITVLLDAGLAVFSAFLASILVGIMMGGQLSFVIAGLVGSLAGIYSISSLSDRSGLIRGGIYVSLANAAVILVLGLLDEVGASTLAAGVGMGILNGFLSSVMTLGCLPYLETAFGITSSVRLLELANPNQPLLKRLLMEAPGTYHHSILVGNLAEAAAQAVHADPLLVRVGSYYHDIGKLKRPYFFIENQVTKENPHEKIAPSLSTLIITSHVKDGLELAREHKLPRDVMAIIEQHHGTSLVAYFYQRALESDRPELVAEADFRYDAVKPQSKEAALVMLADSVEAAIRALQKPTPGRLEGLTRRIIKEKLHDGQLDECDLTFKDLNRIAAAFVRVLTGIFHSRIEYPETVISELERRRSRGAVVNQ, encoded by the coding sequence ATGCTCACCTGGCAGAAAGGGAGCCGCTGGCTCCGGGATGCTTTGAGTAAAGCAATCCGCCACCCGAACTTTCAGAAGGCGGGCTGGGGTCTTTTCTTTTTTCTGGTTGCCGTGCTCGTCCTGGTTTCGAGTTTTCTTTCCGGGGGCTTTTCCCTGAAAGAGGGGCAGATCAGCCCGGCCGACATCTCCTCCCCGCGCAACATCGTATACGTTGATGAAGCGGAGACGGAGCGCCTCCGGGAGGAGGCGGCCCGCCGGGTGGAAAAGGTCTACCGGGAGGATAAGCAGGTTGCGGCTCTGCTTGATGAAAAGATCAGGGGGATTTACGCCAGGATAAGGGAACTGCGGGGGGCTGATCTTTCTGCTGAGGAGCGGGCGGCCCGGCTGCGGGACTTCCTCGGGCAGGCAACCGGCGCCCCGGCGGAGAAAGTGAAGTCTCTCCCGGGCGGGGCGCTGGAGGCGCTCTTTCAGAGAAGCGAGGAGGAGCTGGCGGGTCTTGAGGCGCGGACCAGAAATTTCCTCCAGGAGGAGCTGAAGTACCGCCTCACCGAGGAGTCTCTTCCCGAGGCGCGGGAAAGGCTTGCCGAAAAGGTTGCTCTCTCTGAACTGAATAAGCCCTGGCAGCCTGTGGTCAGCTTCATCCTCACGGAAACGATCCGGCCCAATCTCATCCTCGACCGGGAGGCCTACGCCAGGCGGGTTGCAGAGGCCAGGAATCAGGTGCCTCCGGTTCAGCGCACCATCCAGGCGGGGCAGATCATCGTCAGGAAGGGGGACCCTGTTGATGCCGGGGATCTCGCGGTGCTTCGTCAGCTGGGGCTTTTGAGAACGCGGGCGATCTGGCCTGCGCTGCTCGGGGCCAGCCTCTTCGTCCTTTTGCTGGGAGGGCTGATCTTCTTTTACCTTTACCAGTTCCGGCGGGACTTCCTGAGCCACGACCAGCACCTCCTTCTCTACGGGCTCCTCTTCACCCTGACCCTTCTGGTTGCGAAGGGGATTACCGTTTTAAAGATCAGCAACCAGCCGGAAATTGCGAACCTGGTCGGCTACCTCGTCCCCCTTGCCGGGGGGGCAATGCTGATCACCGTGCTCCTTGACGCGGGGCTGGCGGTTTTTTCCGCCTTTTTGGCCAGCATCCTGGTGGGAATCATGATGGGCGGGCAGCTCTCCTTCGTGATTGCGGGGCTGGTGGGCAGCCTGGCAGGAATTTACAGCATCTCCTCCCTGAGCGACCGGTCGGGCCTGATCCGGGGGGGAATCTACGTCTCCCTTGCAAATGCTGCAGTCATCCTGGTCCTGGGCCTGCTTGACGAGGTCGGGGCAAGCACCCTGGCTGCGGGTGTCGGGATGGGAATCCTGAACGGTTTCCTTTCTTCGGTGATGACCCTGGGGTGCCTCCCCTACCTGGAGACTGCCTTCGGAATTACCAGTTCGGTCCGGCTCCTGGAGCTGGCCAATCCCAACCAGCCCCTTTTGAAGCGGCTGCTGATGGAAGCTCCCGGCACGTACCACCACAGCATCCTTGTCGGCAACCTGGCGGAGGCAGCAGCACAGGCGGTCCACGCCGATCCCCTCCTGGTGCGCGTGGGGTCCTACTACCACGACATCGGGAAACTGAAGCGCCCCTACTTCTTTATCGAAAACCAGGTCACGAAGGAAAACCCGCATGAAAAGATCGCCCCGAGCCTGAGCACACTAATCATAACCTCCCACGTTAAGGACGGCCTGGAGCTGGCCCGGGAGCACAAGCTCCCCCGCGATGTGATGGCAATCATCGAGCAGCACCACGGCACGAGCCTGGTTGCCTACTTTTACCAGCGCGCCCTGGAAAGCGACCGGCCGGAGCTGGTAGCGGAAGCCGACTTTCGCTACGATGCCGTCAAACCCCAGAGCAAAGAGGCCGCCCTGGTGATGCTGGCCGACAGCGTAGAGGCGGCGATCCGGGCGCTTCAGAAGCCCACCCCGGGGCGGCTGGAGGGTTTGACCAGAAGGATCATCAAGGAAAAGCTGCACGACGGCCAGCTGGATGAGTGCGACCTGACTTTCAAGGACCTGAACAGGATTGCCGCCGCCTTTGTCCGGGTGCTGACGGGAATCTTCCACTCCCGCATTGAGTACCCCGAAACGGTGATCAGCGAGCTCGAAAGGAGAAGGTCGAGGGGTGCAGTTGTTAATCAGTAA
- the era gene encoding GTPase Era produces MKSGFVSIIGRPNVGKSTLLNRIVGRKIAIVSEKPQTTRNRILGVFSTGEAQVVFLDTPGIHKPRHKLGEYMVKVAEKALEEVDLVLYVVDAAVPPGSGEEYILARLSRVKTPVVLVPNKIDLVKKHELLPLIEWFSARTPFLAVVPVSALTGENLEELKKVIVENLPEGPFYYPPEMVTDQPERFIAGEIVREKVLLLTREEVPYSVAVVVDEMQLRPNQVLYLAAVIFVERESQKAILIGKGGRMLKEIGRLARLELEAIFGNQVYLDLWVKVKKGWRDDEIALRSLGYEK; encoded by the coding sequence ATTAAGTCGGGATTTGTTTCCATTATCGGACGCCCCAATGTAGGAAAATCAACCCTGCTCAACAGGATCGTGGGCCGGAAGATCGCCATCGTTTCCGAGAAGCCCCAGACCACCAGAAACCGCATCCTGGGGGTTTTCAGCACCGGGGAGGCGCAGGTGGTTTTCCTTGATACCCCCGGCATCCACAAGCCCCGCCACAAGCTGGGCGAGTACATGGTCAAAGTGGCAGAGAAAGCCCTGGAGGAGGTCGATCTGGTTCTCTACGTCGTTGATGCCGCTGTTCCCCCGGGCTCCGGCGAAGAATACATCCTCGCCAGACTGAGCAGGGTCAAAACGCCGGTTGTTCTCGTCCCCAACAAAATCGACCTGGTCAAAAAGCACGAACTTCTCCCTTTGATTGAGTGGTTTTCTGCCCGCACCCCCTTTCTGGCGGTCGTTCCCGTTTCCGCTTTGACCGGGGAGAACCTCGAGGAACTCAAGAAAGTCATCGTTGAGAATCTGCCGGAGGGGCCCTTTTATTACCCTCCGGAAATGGTCACCGATCAGCCGGAGCGCTTTATTGCAGGAGAAATCGTGCGCGAAAAGGTCCTGCTGCTGACGCGGGAAGAGGTGCCCTATTCGGTGGCGGTCGTGGTGGATGAGATGCAGCTGCGGCCGAACCAGGTTCTCTACCTGGCTGCGGTCATCTTTGTTGAGCGGGAATCCCAGAAGGCGATCCTGATCGGAAAAGGGGGGCGGATGCTCAAGGAGATCGGGCGGCTCGCCCGCCTGGAGCTGGAGGCAATCTTCGGGAACCAGGTTTACCTCGATCTCTGGGTTAAGGTCAAAAAGGGCTGGCGAGATGATGAAATCGCGCTCCGCTCCCTGGGCTACGAAAAGTGA
- the ybeY gene encoding rRNA maturation RNase YbeY, translating into MQLLISNEQNQVPVGDEVLGLIRRALEEVLREEEFFLETEVSILLVDDTGMAALNRKYRGLDETTDVLAFPMLEEALEEPVVPDPGEEVLLGDIVISVPRALEQAGACGNSFSREMVFLAVHGMLHLLGYDHESPEEAAEMRAREKKVLARLGFEVDGE; encoded by the coding sequence GTGCAGTTGTTAATCAGTAACGAGCAAAACCAGGTCCCGGTCGGCGACGAAGTGCTGGGACTGATCCGGAGGGCCCTTGAGGAGGTCCTCAGAGAGGAGGAGTTTTTTCTGGAGACCGAGGTCAGCATCCTCCTCGTCGATGACACCGGAATGGCTGCCTTGAACAGGAAGTACCGCGGTCTTGACGAAACGACGGATGTGCTGGCTTTTCCGATGCTGGAGGAGGCTCTGGAAGAGCCTGTTGTTCCCGACCCGGGGGAGGAGGTCCTGCTGGGGGACATCGTGATTTCCGTCCCCCGCGCCCTTGAGCAGGCCGGGGCGTGCGGAAACTCCTTCTCCCGGGAGATGGTCTTTCTGGCGGTTCACGGGATGCTGCACCTGCTGGGGTACGACCACGAGTCTCCGGAGGAAGCCGCCGAGATGCGGGCGCGGGAGAAGAAGGTGCTTGCCCGCCTCGGCTTTGAGGTGGATGGGGAATGA
- the cdd gene encoding cytidine deaminase: MEDRELLRLAAQAARSAYAPYSNFPVGAALLGEEGTVFTGCNVENASYGLTLCAERVALGKAVAAGVRRFQALALWAPAAVWPCGACLQCLAEFAPRLRIIRGGNNLEMEVKSLVELFPAAFRLPAPE; encoded by the coding sequence GTGGAAGATCGGGAATTGCTGCGGCTTGCAGCCCAGGCCGCCCGGAGCGCCTACGCTCCCTACTCGAACTTTCCGGTGGGAGCGGCGCTGCTGGGTGAAGAGGGAACCGTTTTTACGGGCTGCAACGTGGAAAACGCCTCCTATGGCCTGACTCTGTGCGCAGAGCGGGTTGCCCTGGGGAAGGCTGTGGCGGCCGGGGTGCGCCGCTTTCAGGCGCTTGCCCTCTGGGCTCCGGCGGCGGTCTGGCCCTGCGGCGCCTGCCTCCAGTGCCTTGCGGAATTCGCCCCCCGGCTGCGGATTATCCGCGGCGGGAACAACCTCGAAATGGAAGTGAAGAGCCTTGTGGAACTTTTTCCTGCCGCCTTCCGGTTGCCCGCGCCGGAATGA
- the deoC gene encoding deoxyribose-phosphate aldolase — translation MAFGEVDLASLIEHTLLRPDATARDFEQLCREALDFRFYGVCVPPDRVRLARSLLAGSGVRVVTVAGFPLGFQTAAVKVFEIENALAAGAEEIDAVLNIGALKEARFSFVEEEVRFLVEAVRAAGRSGARPLLKIIVETCYLTAAEKIQAARLILEAGADFVKTSTGFAPGGATVEDVALLREATGGRLKIKAAGGIRTRAQALALVAAGADRLGTSRGPALVKPEN, via the coding sequence TTGGCCTTCGGGGAAGTTGACCTTGCCTCTTTGATCGAGCACACTCTGCTGCGGCCCGATGCAACCGCCCGGGACTTTGAACAGCTCTGCCGGGAAGCCCTGGATTTTCGTTTTTACGGGGTCTGCGTCCCGCCCGACCGGGTGAGGCTCGCCCGCTCTCTCCTGGCAGGGAGCGGGGTCAGAGTGGTGACCGTTGCAGGCTTTCCCCTGGGTTTTCAAACCGCCGCCGTCAAGGTCTTTGAAATAGAGAACGCCCTTGCCGCAGGGGCAGAGGAAATCGACGCGGTTCTCAACATCGGCGCTTTAAAAGAAGCGCGCTTTTCTTTTGTAGAGGAAGAGGTGCGCTTCCTGGTGGAGGCTGTCCGCGCCGCCGGGCGGTCCGGAGCGCGCCCTTTGCTCAAAATCATTGTCGAGACATGCTACCTCACCGCTGCCGAAAAGATCCAGGCGGCCCGCCTGATTCTGGAGGCGGGAGCGGATTTTGTCAAAACCTCGACGGGGTTCGCGCCCGGGGGAGCGACGGTGGAGGATGTTGCCCTGCTGCGTGAGGCGACAGGAGGCCGGCTGAAAATTAAGGCAGCAGGCGGAATCAGAACGCGGGCGCAGGCCCTTGCCCTGGTTGCGGCCGGCGCCGACCGTTTGGGCACAAGCCGCGGCCCGGCTCTGGTCAAGCCTGAAAATTAG
- a CDS encoding diacylglycerol kinase family protein: protein MSKRTLAESFRDAGAGMGYCLATQRNMRIHLAAACIALFAAWALKLDRLETALVVFAISLVLVAEMFNTALEKTVDLFVATYHPLARTAKHIAAGAVLVAALNALLTGFLVFLPHLRPLFR, encoded by the coding sequence ATGAGCAAAAGGACCTTAGCGGAAAGCTTCCGGGATGCCGGGGCGGGAATGGGCTACTGCCTGGCGACGCAGCGGAACATGAGGATTCACCTTGCGGCTGCCTGCATCGCCTTGTTTGCCGCCTGGGCGCTGAAGCTGGACCGGCTGGAAACTGCGCTGGTGGTTTTTGCCATCAGCCTCGTCCTGGTTGCCGAAATGTTCAACACCGCCCTGGAAAAGACCGTTGATCTCTTTGTTGCCACCTACCACCCGCTGGCGCGAACCGCCAAGCACATCGCGGCCGGGGCGGTGCTGGTAGCCGCGCTTAATGCCCTCCTTACGGGGTTTCTGGTTTTTCTCCCCCACCTCCGCCCCCTCTTTCGCTGA
- the mgtE gene encoding magnesium transporter, with the protein MAQRHLKEVLDLVRQHLAREDLQSITLLVKEIQAVDLAEVLAELKPEERLWVFVTLDNEKAAAVLNELDPQLVSPLLQALGAERVADIFEEMSLDDAADLLGELTEAEKKKVLTMMEVEDAADVEELLVYPEDTAGGIMTTEYVAICQDITVGRAIEVLRETAPDAETIYYVYVVNERGQLVGVISLRELIVASPETRIEEIMHRKVISVSVLADQEEVARVISKYDFLAVPVVDLDQVLVGIVTVDDVIDVIEEEATEDIYKLASSGEPEDLEITAPFWRRAKLRLPWLVGLLFGELVASKVVDTFSGALQLVTALAFFITVMAGEAGNAATQSLAIVVRGLATGSLDKGRLWAVVYREAKVGLTVGLICGAVLFVIGYFWLRSIPFALTLGSALCINIFVGVILGSFFPIVIERLGFDPAVASGPFITTLTDIVSMAVYFGLAVLIFGLVFPK; encoded by the coding sequence ATGGCACAGAGGCACTTGAAAGAAGTCCTGGACCTGGTCAGGCAGCATCTTGCCCGGGAGGACTTGCAGAGCATCACCCTGCTGGTGAAGGAGATCCAGGCTGTCGATCTTGCAGAAGTTCTGGCGGAGCTGAAGCCCGAAGAGCGCCTCTGGGTTTTTGTCACACTTGACAACGAGAAGGCAGCGGCAGTCCTCAACGAGCTCGATCCCCAGCTTGTCTCCCCCCTGCTCCAGGCTCTGGGCGCGGAACGGGTTGCCGATATTTTCGAAGAGATGTCCCTGGACGACGCCGCCGACCTCCTGGGCGAGCTGACCGAAGCGGAAAAGAAAAAGGTCCTCACCATGATGGAGGTCGAGGACGCCGCCGATGTGGAGGAACTCCTGGTCTACCCGGAGGACACTGCAGGCGGGATCATGACAACGGAGTACGTGGCGATCTGCCAGGACATCACGGTGGGGCGCGCCATCGAGGTGCTCCGGGAAACCGCCCCCGACGCCGAGACGATTTACTACGTCTACGTTGTCAACGAGCGCGGGCAGCTGGTCGGGGTGATCAGCCTGCGGGAATTGATTGTGGCGAGCCCCGAGACGCGGATCGAGGAGATCATGCACCGGAAGGTGATCTCCGTAAGCGTCCTGGCCGACCAGGAGGAGGTCGCCCGCGTCATTTCCAAGTACGACTTTCTGGCCGTCCCCGTTGTGGATCTCGACCAGGTGCTGGTGGGAATCGTCACCGTAGACGACGTCATCGATGTCATCGAGGAAGAGGCCACCGAGGACATTTATAAACTGGCGAGCAGCGGCGAACCCGAGGATCTGGAAATAACCGCTCCCTTCTGGCGGAGGGCGAAGCTCCGCCTCCCCTGGCTGGTCGGCCTCCTTTTCGGGGAACTGGTTGCCAGCAAAGTGGTTGATACGTTTTCCGGCGCCCTTCAGCTCGTTACTGCCCTGGCTTTTTTTATCACCGTCATGGCAGGTGAGGCGGGTAATGCGGCAACCCAGTCCCTCGCGATCGTAGTACGGGGTTTGGCTACCGGCAGCCTCGATAAGGGCCGGCTGTGGGCCGTAGTTTACCGGGAGGCTAAGGTTGGTTTAACGGTTGGTTTGATCTGCGGAGCAGTTCTTTTCGTGATCGGTTATTTTTGGCTTCGGAGCATTCCTTTTGCTCTCACCCTGGGTTCTGCCTTATGCATCAATATTTTCGTGGGCGTCATCCTTGGATCGTTTTTCCCCATTGTTATTGAGCGCCTGGGCTTTGATCCGGCCGTTGCCTCGGGGCCTTTCATCACGACCCTCACCGACATCGTGAGCATGGCCGTCTACTTTGGCCTCGCAGTCCTTATCTTCGGCCTGGTGTTTCCTAAATAA
- a CDS encoding PhoH family protein codes for MVGCAEARLSVKNNGDAANLFGHLDENLRFIEEKSATQIIARSGEIIVRGEEEAVSRAVALLKQLIAWTEQGNPITISDINYAWRLVQESSRDKLVDIRAEVILTNARGKPIRPKTAGQARYIQAIKDHDLVFAIGPAGTGKTYLAVVMAVRALRNRETSRIVLVRPAVEAGEKLGFLPGDIQEKVDPYLRPLYDGLYNVLGAETAQRYMERGIIEVAPLAYMRGRTLDDSFVILDEAQNTTPEQMKMFLTRLGFGSKAVVTGDVTQIDLPKGQSSGLVEVQKVLKDVEGVSFQYLTGEDVIRHPLVQKIVEAYELFEAKDR; via the coding sequence TTGGTAGGTTGCGCAGAAGCGAGGCTCAGCGTAAAGAACAACGGAGACGCGGCTAACCTTTTCGGTCACCTTGATGAAAACCTGAGGTTTATTGAAGAAAAAAGTGCGACCCAGATCATCGCCCGAAGCGGTGAAATCATCGTCCGGGGTGAAGAGGAGGCAGTGAGCCGGGCGGTTGCTCTGCTGAAGCAGTTGATTGCCTGGACGGAGCAGGGGAACCCGATCACGATTTCCGACATCAACTACGCGTGGCGCCTCGTTCAAGAGAGTTCGCGGGATAAGCTGGTTGACATCCGGGCGGAGGTGATTTTGACAAATGCGCGCGGCAAGCCGATCCGCCCGAAAACGGCCGGCCAGGCCCGGTATATTCAGGCGATCAAGGACCACGATCTGGTCTTTGCAATCGGCCCCGCCGGCACCGGAAAAACCTATCTGGCCGTCGTCATGGCAGTGCGCGCCCTGAGAAACAGGGAGACCAGCCGGATTGTCCTGGTCCGGCCCGCGGTGGAGGCGGGGGAGAAGCTGGGATTTCTCCCTGGCGACATCCAGGAAAAGGTTGATCCCTACCTGCGGCCGCTTTATGACGGTCTTTACAATGTGCTGGGAGCGGAGACCGCCCAGCGCTACATGGAGCGCGGCATCATCGAGGTGGCCCCCCTCGCCTACATGCGGGGGCGCACGCTCGATGACTCCTTTGTGATTCTCGACGAGGCGCAGAACACCACCCCGGAGCAGATGAAGATGTTTTTAACCCGCCTGGGCTTTGGTTCCAAGGCCGTGGTAACCGGGGATGTAACCCAGATTGACCTTCCCAAGGGGCAGTCCTCCGGCCTTGTCGAGGTTCAGAAGGTATTAAAGGATGTGGAAGGAGTTTCCTTCCAGTATCTTACGGGGGAGGACGTCATCCGCCACCCCCTCGTCCAGAAAATCGTTGAAGCCTACGAGCTTTTTGAGGCAAAAGACAGGTAA